The genomic window GGATGCATTTTATGCATCAGTTGAACAACGTGATTTCCCAGAAATGAGAGGGAAACCAGTGGTTGTTGGTGGATCTCCGCATTCTAGGGGAGTGGTTTGTGCTGCAAGTTACGAAGCTAGAAAATTTGGAATTCGATCAGCGATTTCATGTTACCAAGCATTCAAACTTTGCCCTGATGCAATTTTTACTCCTCCACGATTTGATGTTTATAAATCAGTTTCAAAAGAAATTCGTAGAATCTTTTTGGAATATACTGATTTAGTCGAACCTTTATCTTTAGATGAAGCTTATTTGGATGTAACTATTAACAAACAAGAGATTCCACTTGCCAGTACAATCGCCAAAGAAATTCGAAAAAAGATTTGGGAAAACACAGGGCTCACTTGTTCTGCCGGAGTTGCAACAAACAAATTTTTGGCGAAGATGGCTTCCGAAAAAAATAAACCAAACGGATTGTATGTCGTTTTACCAGGGGAAGAAATTTCTTTCTTAGATGAAATACCTTTGTACCAATTTTTTGGAATTGGGAAAAAAACTTTTGAAAAACTGCAACACTTAGGTTTTTCAAAAGGGAAAGATTTGAGAAATGCAGAGGAATCATTTCTTGTTCATGAATTTGGAAAAATGGGTGCTGTATTTTATCGGATGGCAAGGGGAATCGATGATAGAGAAGTTGTCCCTTCCCGTGATCCCAAATCCATTGGTGTGGAAACCACTTTCACTCATGATTCAGAAGATTTTTCTTATTTTTTACTCAAACTGGAATCTCTTTCAAAAGAACTTGAAATGAGAATGTTGAAAAAAAACAAAAAAGGTAAAACACTTACCTTAAAAGTAAAATTTGAAGATTTTACAGTAAAACAAAAATCAATTACTTCTGACGTTGTTTTCTTCTTGGCAGACAACCTTTTCCAACAATCCTCGAACATGTTGGCAAATGTTTGGAAGGATAATTTTGATCCTCCAAAAAAAATTAGACTTTTGGGACTATCAGTTACCAATTTTTATGAAAAAGAAACTTCGGAAGACCAACCTTCCTTATTCGGATAATTTATGTTAGATGATGAAAACGATTTAGAATCTTTAGGACCATTAAAAGTATTAAGAGTAAAGGGAGACCCTGA from Leptospira paudalimensis includes these protein-coding regions:
- the dinB gene encoding DNA polymerase IV → MQMRKIIHIDMDAFYASVEQRDFPEMRGKPVVVGGSPHSRGVVCAASYEARKFGIRSAISCYQAFKLCPDAIFTPPRFDVYKSVSKEIRRIFLEYTDLVEPLSLDEAYLDVTINKQEIPLASTIAKEIRKKIWENTGLTCSAGVATNKFLAKMASEKNKPNGLYVVLPGEEISFLDEIPLYQFFGIGKKTFEKLQHLGFSKGKDLRNAEESFLVHEFGKMGAVFYRMARGIDDREVVPSRDPKSIGVETTFTHDSEDFSYFLLKLESLSKELEMRMLKKNKKGKTLTLKVKFEDFTVKQKSITSDVVFFLADNLFQQSSNMLANVWKDNFDPPKKIRLLGLSVTNFYEKETSEDQPSLFG